In a single window of the Carassius gibelio isolate Cgi1373 ecotype wild population from Czech Republic chromosome A12, carGib1.2-hapl.c, whole genome shotgun sequence genome:
- the LOC128025487 gene encoding BCL2/adenovirus E1B 19 kDa protein-interacting protein 3 isoform X1: MLFTYRTCRIYTTGLFSSTNTRYRAWRDPCLWITLRSCVVSTLVNEVKDLDGLNHLLRVILLIKEADMSIEKQSVSEENLQGSWVELHFNNGGGSTPKGASEEQSASTAPSGDLEKMLLDAQHESGRSSSRGSLPCESPPRSQTPSHLRRGSEVHSSGEKDNSQSEEDYLERRREVEILMKKNADWIWDWSSRPENLAPKEFVLRHPKRSSTLSMRNTSVMKKGGIFSAEFLKVFLPSLVISHIVAVGLGVYIGRRFTTSGTF; encoded by the exons ATGCTGTTTACTTACAGGACGTGCAGAATATATACCACAGGACTGTTTTCATCGACAAACACTAGATATCGCGCGTGGAGAGACCCATGCCTTTGGATAACATTGCGTTCCTGTGTCGTATCGACTCTTGTCAATGAGGTTAAGGATTTAGACGGACTGAATCATCTTCTGCGGGTTATTTTGTTGATAAAAGAAGCTGACATGTCGATTGAAAAACAAAGCGTGTCCGAGGAAAACCTTCAGG GTTCCTGGGTGGAGCTGCATTTTAATAATGGAGGAGGCAGCACTCCTAAAGGAGCTTCTGAGGAACAGTCTGCCAGCACCGCCCCAAGCGGAGACCTGGAGAAGATGCTGCTGGATGCTCAGCACGAGTCGGGCAGGAGCAGCTCCAGAGGAAGCCTGCCATGTGAGAG TCCTCCAAGATCTCAGACTCCTTCACACTTGCGCAGGGGCTCCGAGGTCCACAGCTCTGGAGAAAAGGACAACTCACAG TCAGAAGAAGACTATTTGGAGAGAAGAAGAGAGGTGGAGATCCTGATGAAGAAAAATGCAGACTGGATCTGGGACTGGTCGAGTCGACCTGAAAACCTGGCGCCCAA GGAGTTTGTGCTGAGGCACCCGAAGCGTTCCAGCACCCTCAGCATGAGGAACACCAGTGTAATGAAGAAGGGGGGAATCTTCTCAGCAGAATTCCTCAAAGTTTTCCTGCCCTCTCTTGTCATTTCGCACATCGTTGCTGTGGGTCTCGG GGTGTACATCGGACGGCGCTTTACTACTTCTGGCACCTTTTGA
- the LOC128025487 gene encoding BCL2/adenovirus E1B 19 kDa protein-interacting protein 3 isoform X2: MITDSCPAQFSVSFDNIFTTGSWVELHFNNGGGSTPKGASEEQSASTAPSGDLEKMLLDAQHESGRSSSRGSLPCESPPRSQTPSHLRRGSEVHSSGEKDNSQSEEDYLERRREVEILMKKNADWIWDWSSRPENLAPKEFVLRHPKRSSTLSMRNTSVMKKGGIFSAEFLKVFLPSLVISHIVAVGLGVYIGRRFTTSGTF, encoded by the exons ATGATCACTGATTCATGCCCAGCACAGTTTTCAGTGTCATTCGATAACATATTCACAACAG GTTCCTGGGTGGAGCTGCATTTTAATAATGGAGGAGGCAGCACTCCTAAAGGAGCTTCTGAGGAACAGTCTGCCAGCACCGCCCCAAGCGGAGACCTGGAGAAGATGCTGCTGGATGCTCAGCACGAGTCGGGCAGGAGCAGCTCCAGAGGAAGCCTGCCATGTGAGAG TCCTCCAAGATCTCAGACTCCTTCACACTTGCGCAGGGGCTCCGAGGTCCACAGCTCTGGAGAAAAGGACAACTCACAG TCAGAAGAAGACTATTTGGAGAGAAGAAGAGAGGTGGAGATCCTGATGAAGAAAAATGCAGACTGGATCTGGGACTGGTCGAGTCGACCTGAAAACCTGGCGCCCAA GGAGTTTGTGCTGAGGCACCCGAAGCGTTCCAGCACCCTCAGCATGAGGAACACCAGTGTAATGAAGAAGGGGGGAATCTTCTCAGCAGAATTCCTCAAAGTTTTCCTGCCCTCTCTTGTCATTTCGCACATCGTTGCTGTGGGTCTCGG GGTGTACATCGGACGGCGCTTTACTACTTCTGGCACCTTTTGA